In Mytilus edulis chromosome 4, xbMytEdul2.2, whole genome shotgun sequence, the following proteins share a genomic window:
- the LOC139519882 gene encoding protein FAM81A-like isoform X1, which translates to MAKTNVVLPRIRGARPHERSFDLVEQEYNAIQVGPARRITVEDNDRLIVNQGDDSVHPRLHALEDKVTQAIIAQNVVLKEQQKVTEAINHQQQMTQALIDKAFQNREEFLHNLSEIQGERLEDTTRHLLQDHIRYITSIVKRLNQDIEGLEAEIRARDHGILGTNAAVGKLEVHNVTSLQDLRGRIVRCDASIAKHSSDIKTCFGDIQRVINDQYKAHTAVQEVVHKMESQILALGGELEKLAGISSSDLLHMKKDARRDLDLSTERNENSLRDIKNALALYKSSMSGDIDRIESRMSSMVEKATSTWTQMLGKLESRLEDNVFSIQGRLSRVESAVARDRQIINNLHAVIENTVLSKLEDYSRYHQAELQTAKNEFREGFTSVHDSISNAKRVVEGKLKLQEDKLKKDVNQVRKLVVLH; encoded by the exons ATGGCCAAAACAAATGTTGTCCTACCTAGAATTCGTGGTGCTAGACCACATGAAAGATCTTTCGACTTGGTTGAACAAGAATATAATGCCATACAAGTGGGTCCAGCTCGTAGAATTACAGTAGAGGACAATGATCGCCTAATTGTAAATCAAGGAGATGACAGCGTACATCCACGACTCCATGCTTTGGAAGACAAAGTTACACAAGCCATAATTGCCCAAAATGTTGTTTTGAAAGAACAACAGAAGGTAACTGAAGCTATCAACCATCAACAGCAAATGACACAAGCATTAATTGACAAGGCTTTCCAAAATCGTGAGGAGTTTCTTCATAATCTTAGTGAAATTCAAGGAGAGAGGCTAGAAGATACTACAAGACATTTACTCCAAGACCACATACGTTACATCACATCTATTGTCAAACGTTTGAATCAGGATATTGAG GGTCTTGAAGCAGAGATAAGAGCAAGAGATCATGGAATCTTAGGAACAAATGCTGCTGTTGGAAAATTAGAAGTTCATAATGTTACATCATTACAAGACTTACGGGGTCGTATTGTCAGATGTGATGCAAGTATTGCCAAGCATTCATCAGATATCAAGACATGTTTTGGTGACATTCAGCGTGTGATAAATGATCAATACAAGGCACACACTGCAGTTCAAGAAGTTGTACATAAAATGGAATCACAA ATTTTAGCACTAGGTGGTGAACTAGAGAAATTGGCAGGTATTAGTTCATCAGATTTATTACATATGAAAAAAGATGCCAGACGTGACCTAGATTTATCAACAGAGAGAAATGAAAATTCTCTTCGAGATATAAAAAACGCCTTGGCTCTGTACAAATCTAGTATGAGTGGAGATATAGACAGAATAGAAAGTAGAATGTCTTCCATGGTGGAAAAGGCAACAAGTACATGGACACAAATGTTG ggaaaattaGAAAGTCGGTTGGAAGACAATGTTTTCTCTATACAGGGTAGACTAAGCAGGGTAGAATCAGCTGTAGCAAGAGACagacaaattatcaataatttACATGCG GTTATTGAGAACACTGTTCTATCTAAATTAGAGGACTACAGCAGATATCATCAGGCAGAACTACAGACAGCTAAGAATGAGTTCCGAGAGGGATTTACATCAGTACATGACAGTATCAGTAATGCTAAGCGGGTTGTTGAAGGCAAACTTAAACTGCAAGAGGATAAACTAAAAAAGGATGTGAACCAAGTTAGAAAACTAGTTGTACTCCACTGA
- the LOC139519883 gene encoding protein FAM81A-like — translation MTHRGTLPALRAPYDTSEEPEYGNNRYRRSPQSQEQNQIVSFQQNNGGQTQRGDYHSRGPSRLDLLEERLGQQERNTATVMDRAFKIKEDVIDSLNFTHGTWQDEKHARSMLQEHIRTITAIVNKLNNDIASLDDQLRVRDNAAVGTNSAVKNLEVHHVASLTDLRGRIVRCDTSIAKLSSELRNCTDSLKQIGGTQQDNQNRLLDRIHNLESKIVQVNNLLDRNTSEQKMKLQHLEGDTGQQMSILDSKTRSVTDDMKNMINQFQAHQEGEREKLESRLFGHIEKMSAAKDTLIEKLERKMDENHYVTDARLQKVEEAIMEERARISELQHDIENKLMAKLDFSIRNQQEEFSKLKREVREGFATVHESISNMKTVMEGKRKILEDQLRKEISQIRKMVVLV, via the exons ATGACTCACAGAGGAACATTACCAGCTTTACGAGCACCATATGACACATCAGAGGAACCAGAATATGGGAATAATCGTTACCGAAGAAGTCCCCAAAGCCAGGAGCAAAATCAAATAGTTTCTTTTCAACAGAATAATGGTGGTCAAACTCAACGGGGGGACTATCACAGTCGTGGTCCATCAAGGTTGGACCTTTTGGAAGAGAGATTGGGTCAACAAGAGAGAAATACAGCCACAGTTATGGATAGAGCTTTTAAAATTAAGGAAGATGTGATTGACAGTTTGAATTTCACACATGGAACTTGGCAAGATGAGAAACATGCAAGATCTATGTTGCAAGAACATATACGTACAATTACTGCTATAGTTAATAAACTAAACAATGATATAGCA TCACTTGATGATCAGTTAAGAGTAAGAGATAATGCAGCAGTAGGCACAAACTCTGCAGTAAAGAACCTTGAAGTTCATCATGTGGCATCTTTAACAGATTTACGTGGAAGGATTGTCAGATGTGACACATCAATTGCTAAACTTTCCTCAGAACTACGCAACTGCACAGATTCTTTAAAGCAAATAGGTGGCACACAACAGGACAATCAAAACAGATTATTGGATAGAATACATAACTTAGAATCAAAG ATTGTACAAGTAAACAACTTGCTAGATCGTAACACAAGTGAGCAGAAGATGAAGTTACAGCATCTGGAGGGGGACACTGGTCAGCAGATGTCCATATTAGACAGTAAGACACGAAGTGTAACAGATGATATGAAGAATATGATAAACCAGTTTCAAGCCCACCAGGAAGGAGAGAGAGAAAAATTGGAATCTCGACTGTTTGGACACATTGAGAAAATGTCAGCAGCTAAAGACACATTAATT gaAAAATTGGAGAGAAAAATGGATGAGAATCACTATGTTACAGATGCTAGACTACAGAAAGTTGAAGAAGCTATCATGGAAGAAAGAGCAAGAATTAGTGAATTACAACAT gATATTGAAAATAAGTTGATGGCTAAATTGGACTTCAGTATACGTAATCAAcaagaagaattttcaaaattaaaacgtGAAGTTCGTGAAGGGTTTGCTACAGTGCATGAGAGTATAAGTAATATGAAAACAGTTATGGAGGGAAAAAGAAAAATACTTGAGGATCAGCTTCGTAAAGAAATAAGTCAGATCAGAAAAATGGTGGTTTTGGTTTAA
- the LOC139519882 gene encoding protein FAM81A-like isoform X2, producing the protein MKKLYDMAKTNVVLPRIRGARPHERSFDLVEQEYNAIQVGPARRITVEDNDRLIVNQGDDSVHPRLHALEDKVTQAIIAQNVVLKEQQKVTEAINHQQQMTQALIDKAFQNREEFLHNLSEIQGERLEDTTRHLLQDHIRYITSIVKRLNQDIEGLEAEIRARDHGILGTNAAVGKLEVHNVTSLQDLRGRIVRCDASIAKHSSDIKTCFGDIQRVINDQYKAHTAVQEVVHKMESQILALGGELEKLAGISSSDLLHMKKDARRDLDLSTERNENSLRDIKNALALYKSSMSGDIDRIESRMSSMVEKATSTWTQMLGKLESRLEDNVFSIQGRLSRVESAVARDRQIINNLHAVIENTVLSKLEDYSRYHQAELQTAKNEFREGFTSVHDSISNAKRVVEGKLKLQEDKLKKDVNQVRKLVVLH; encoded by the exons ATG AAAAAATTATATGACATGGCCAAAACAAATGTTGTCCTACCTAGAATTCGTGGTGCTAGACCACATGAAAGATCTTTCGACTTGGTTGAACAAGAATATAATGCCATACAAGTGGGTCCAGCTCGTAGAATTACAGTAGAGGACAATGATCGCCTAATTGTAAATCAAGGAGATGACAGCGTACATCCACGACTCCATGCTTTGGAAGACAAAGTTACACAAGCCATAATTGCCCAAAATGTTGTTTTGAAAGAACAACAGAAGGTAACTGAAGCTATCAACCATCAACAGCAAATGACACAAGCATTAATTGACAAGGCTTTCCAAAATCGTGAGGAGTTTCTTCATAATCTTAGTGAAATTCAAGGAGAGAGGCTAGAAGATACTACAAGACATTTACTCCAAGACCACATACGTTACATCACATCTATTGTCAAACGTTTGAATCAGGATATTGAG GGTCTTGAAGCAGAGATAAGAGCAAGAGATCATGGAATCTTAGGAACAAATGCTGCTGTTGGAAAATTAGAAGTTCATAATGTTACATCATTACAAGACTTACGGGGTCGTATTGTCAGATGTGATGCAAGTATTGCCAAGCATTCATCAGATATCAAGACATGTTTTGGTGACATTCAGCGTGTGATAAATGATCAATACAAGGCACACACTGCAGTTCAAGAAGTTGTACATAAAATGGAATCACAA ATTTTAGCACTAGGTGGTGAACTAGAGAAATTGGCAGGTATTAGTTCATCAGATTTATTACATATGAAAAAAGATGCCAGACGTGACCTAGATTTATCAACAGAGAGAAATGAAAATTCTCTTCGAGATATAAAAAACGCCTTGGCTCTGTACAAATCTAGTATGAGTGGAGATATAGACAGAATAGAAAGTAGAATGTCTTCCATGGTGGAAAAGGCAACAAGTACATGGACACAAATGTTG ggaaaattaGAAAGTCGGTTGGAAGACAATGTTTTCTCTATACAGGGTAGACTAAGCAGGGTAGAATCAGCTGTAGCAAGAGACagacaaattatcaataatttACATGCG GTTATTGAGAACACTGTTCTATCTAAATTAGAGGACTACAGCAGATATCATCAGGCAGAACTACAGACAGCTAAGAATGAGTTCCGAGAGGGATTTACATCAGTACATGACAGTATCAGTAATGCTAAGCGGGTTGTTGAAGGCAAACTTAAACTGCAAGAGGATAAACTAAAAAAGGATGTGAACCAAGTTAGAAAACTAGTTGTACTCCACTGA